In Oncorhynchus mykiss isolate Arlee chromosome 32, USDA_OmykA_1.1, whole genome shotgun sequence, the DNA window cccgctaatgcagtaataaccaacgagtaatctgaCCTAACAGTCATCACCACTTTTGGAAAAAATATGGTGAAAAACCAAGTGTACGAGTAGCACTCTGGAAGAATTAAGAATTAAGAGAATTAAGCATTATCAAAACCTTTTCAAATGAAATAATTGGCTAAATGAAGTGGTAAAAATTGGTATACTGAAATAAGATGGTAATGAACTACCTTACTAATTATAATGTAATTGCCATTATCTTAGAATGACGTATTTCTTCTGCCATATTGATATTAATGTCATACACATATTTGAAGATCTTTCCATTGTTGTTTAGATGAACGTCTGTCTACCTGACTCAGGCAGCACAGTTCATGCTTCTCTATTCACTGGTAAGATGCTGACCTCACTCTCTACACTAGATAGAAGACCACAATGGAAACAACTCTCTTTTtggtatatttatatatatgttgCCTATATGTCTATTTTCTGACAGTGAAAAAAGCTTGGTAAGATTTAGACAAGGGAGGTAAGTGGGCAGAATCaatatttgttttgttattaagtAAAAACATAAACTTTAGAAGGGGGGGTGTTTTGCCCCACTATCGGGGGTTGACAAATCTGTGAAAAAAATAACaattataaaataatttctctttcatctctctgtattttcataattttctgtcaattcacaagaggctgaatCTCACTGGTGAAATGATCCGAGCGAGGGaaacagctcccctctgtctcagtatgtgatGCCCATTTATCGGATGCTGTCTGAACCAAAAGAGTAGAACTTGTTACCGCcgtagcatttgattgattgatgctagctagcatttagcctaataataaaaataaaaataattagccaatcagcattgaggtgagctcaactgtgggttGTCCTGGCGCCGCAATACACCCCCCAAAAGGGAGGCCAATTTGgctttggcttcacaccaatcaaatAACATCGTAAGCGAAACGTCATAATTGTAAGAAAAACACGTCAGTTTCTCatctgcttgtgttgatgtcgTGCAGTAGCTAGCTTTTAGCTAGGTGGTATATGAAAATGAAAACTAAAAGCATACAGAGACATAGACCGCtttgccaacatgaaagagaggagggtggCATTCAACTAGTCTACAAGTTGGGTGAGTTCTCCCCTCAAAAAAAATcttatgcacgcacacacacacacagagagagaaatcagtaccgtggacagccacatgatatttagctAAATGAATTGGACtgaattgtttttggtatctttaagtTTGTTTTCAGTGCATTAAACTAAGTTTATATAGCCtagttgatttgatgatgtttaaatgtttaagtgtaaatggtgctggaataacGGAagcagtgctcctgttgtctttgtgctgactGCAGGTAACTCTGTGGGTCTAAATCAGTATTTGTTTAGTAAAACTCTtaaaaacattaacttgcttgaccatgctgcaggTCATTTAATTGTTTGtatatgtgtaacagtatagcttccgtccctctcctcgcccctacctgggctcgaaccagggaccctctgcacacatcgacaacagtccTTGTTgccacagcccttgcagagcaaggggaaccactacttcaaggtctcagagcgagtgacgtcaccgattgaaacgctattagtgctcaccctgctaactagctagccatttcacatcggttacatatgcaatatttgctttgtggacttcaccagacaaATGTCACCAGACAAACATCATGCCACCTCCCCTGACAATCCCACCTACAGTGATTGATTGACAGGCCAAacttttaaagggatagttcgccCAAATTACAAAACGACACATTGGCTCTCCACAGCaggagagaaaataaaataaatattttgaaaAACAAACATTGTGGCATTTCATATCTTGCAGTAAAACTGTAAATATGACTTTAATATCAAGAGGAGACAAGTTTAATGGTACAAAAAGGTTATCATATAGTCCTAGAATTAGATAATATCCAAAACAATTAACAATACACTGAATTCATAAATTTTCAGTCATTTTAATTGTAAAGTCATGTCTTTCTACACAATACCACAACAAATGTTACCAATCTGGGAGATAAAGTCGTTAAAGTATTCAATAATTTATCTGtgtattttgaatgggaatcaaggCATTACAAGATGGATGGAATCAAGGACACTAAAATATAGTTTGCTTTCTTTGTAACGCCCTGGCTGGCTACTTTTTCTATTTAGCTGAAACACTGCCTGAAGGAAGAAAAACAGGTGACAAGCTTAGGTCTGCATACGGAGCCCATTTTGTGTTTTCAAACATTGCCGCACGAGGGCCATGCGCACAAATTGGTGGCAGAACAAGGGAGAGTTCTTATAGAACACCagcaacaaaaaacaaacatctatttacatgttgcttatttcacactacttttggattataattggatTTTAAGGCTTGTATGAATGTcttgcttaatataatgtttgtgtcatcgcaaatcaactgcattacatGTTAAAAAAAACACTCCAACCAGTGTAATGGCTCCAACGtgttgcagtggtctaaggcactgcatctcagtgctggaggtgtCAATGGTTCGATccggggctgtatcacaaccggccgtggtcgggagtcccatagggcggtgcacaattggcccagcgtcatctgggttaggggacgggtaggccgtcattgtaaaacaagaatttgtacttaactgacttgcctcgttaaataaaatggctctttggctagcttttgctacagcctatatcaatgagcgttagcattctagctaacaaaTACTGCAACCAAAATAGTCATTTTCCAAATAtcacaaccaaatataatcttAGAGAGTTTTCAAGCACCCCCGCCCAAAATGATTTTGTTTGtaagaaataaaaatgtaaatgtaggcTATGTTGAATGGGCGCAGATGAAGATGTCTTTCTTACACCGTACCCAAACCGGTCACGCGCATGCGCCATCCtgcgcaaattgattttgtccccccaaaCCAAACGCAATCTCgacatgcaggttgaaatatctaaacaaactctgaaccaattacattaatttgggacaggtcgaaaagcattaaacatttatggcaatttagcttgctagcttgcagttgctagctaatttgtcctatttagctagcttgatgttgctagctaatttgtcctatttagctagcttaatgttgctagctaatttgtcctatttagctagcttgatgttgctagctaatttgtcctatttagctagcttgatgttgctagctaatttgtcctatttagctagcgtaatgttgctagctaatttgtcctatttagctagcttgatgttgctagctaatttgtcctatttagctagcttgatgttgctagctaatttgtcctatttagctagcttaatgttgctagctaatttgtcctatttagctagcttaatgttgctagctaatttgtcctatttagctagcttaatgttgctagctaatttgtcctaatTTGTCCtacttccaggctttttcttctttggacatTATATTGAGATTAGCATCTAATAATATTTCCATCATGACTactgacctcagttcatctttcaataagccatgtgggtataaccaatgatgagatggcatgtgggtatctgcttctataaaccaatgaggagatgggagaggcaggacttgcagagCGTTCTGCGCCACAAACAGAAGCAACTTAAATGTTAGCACCTGGCAACGCAGACCGCGCGTGAGCAGTaagggtgcaatgattgaataacatttaTGTTGAaacgctcgcgcacgcgacgagagcggtgtggtcagcatgttactgCCACCAAGAGTAGCGTGCATCTGTGCGTTATGTAAATTTGTCATGTACTGGAAAAAGGTGTattccacaaaaaaaaaatataataataaaaaatatatataaataaataagaacaaaagataaaaaatatatataaatgtaaaaaataaaatctggATATTCCCCACGGGCTTTAAATGGATGATTTTCACCATATCTGGTTAAATAGAGGCGTTTCGAAATCCAAATAGCCTAGGTCGTGCACAAGCACTGAGGCTGAGaacaatttgtatttattaatgGTTATCTCCTATCGGTGTACATTATGGCGCTCGTAGGATTGTTTGATAAATTACACTTTTTTATGTAATATTTTAGAATAGTTTCTACGCAATATTGATACATGAGGTCCCTGGTCAATTTAATGGACACTGTGCTGAAAGGGCTGGTCTTCAATAGGGCACAGTGACAGACTGCATACTGCGTAAGGACTGGGCTGTGGGGAAGAGAAAACAGACGTTAAGTTTCGTTTTCCAAATCTCAACGTCAGGGGAATACCAGCAGGACCATATAAAATATTCAGCTCATACCGGACAATATCATAACCACACAAATAGATAATTTGTTCTTCAACAGCATTTTTTTTCCATTTGTTCTCCGACATTGACGATCATGAGCACAGGTACGCAATGAATACTTTTTATTTACTTTCTTTTATCTTATTATGCCGTTTTTGTTTTGGACATATGATCTGTGATCTAgcttgtttgtttatttatttatttgcataaAGGAAGAAGGTCTAGGCTTTTTGATATGCATTAATCAGGAAATCAGGAAAATTAATAGCTAAGCCCTTGCTGCACTGTCCGAACTAGTCCGGTcctgtctaagtgtgtgtgtgtgtttgcgtacgTGCGCTTGcatgtttgtctatgtgtgtgtgcttgttattgtgtgtgtgtgtgtgtgtgtgtgtgtgtgtgcgtgtgtaaccCAGACTGGACACCCACCCTGTGGTCAGAGTGTTTTGAGGAGATGTTGGATGAGGAGTTGGACAGCAGTGACCAGTGGGCCTTCCACTTCAACTATGGCCTGACAGAAGCACTCaccaaggaggagaggaggagaggatggagggtgtACAGCCACTGTGCCTATGGACGGTAGGTATCTCTTTCTCTTACTGTCATTGTCTTTATGCTTGTTATGTGTTGTGTATGCCTGTGGTTTCCCGACTCAGTTCCACATAGAGCTCACACTTTCAGAAGATTGGCACTGCAGCACCAGTGGAAACGGACCACTTGTCTAAAATGCACGGATAGACATGTTTTCATtaaaattctctctttctctctctctctccctccctccctccctccctccctccctccctccctccctccctccctccctccctccctccctccctccctccctccctccctccctccctctctctttctctctctctctctccctcccccctctacctctctctctctctccccctctacctctctctccctccccctctctctcccccccccctctctctctccccctctaactctcccccactctctctcgctctctccccctctacctctcccctccccctctatctctctccctctccccctctctccccccctctctctctctctccccctctacctctctccccgcccctctctctctctccctctccccccctctccctctctctctctccctctccccctctctctctccttcccccctccccctctctctccctcaggttCCAGTGTGGTGGGTGCTCTAAGACGTGGCGGTCGGCACGGGTGGTGCTAATGTTCCGGTACCGTCTACGGGATACGACAGCCAGGGGGACCGTGCTGATGCGGCCGTACGGCCAGGCATGCAAACGCTGCCGGGAAGAGTTTGAACTCCCAGGTTTCTCCCAGAACGAGGTGGAGGAGGCACTGCTTGGATTGTTTGGAAAAATTAAGAAGAACTGCTACgacgaggatgaggaggaggaagaggaggaagaggaggaggaggaggaagaggaggaggaggaggaggaagaagaggaggtgtcGAGGAGGCCCCATGAGAAAGCCCTGTGTGAAGCCTGCAGACTGGGCATCTGCTGTCAAGAGTAGAGAAAAagagatcgtgtgtgtgtgtgtgtgtgtgtgtgtgtgtgtgtgtgtgtgtgtgtgtgtgtgtgtgtgtgtgtgtgtgtgtgtgtgtgtgacagagagacagtgaggggaACGTATATCCTAATGCTGTCTAGAATTGGTTGTAAAAATATTAAGAACAGCACTATCTATTATGTGCCTAAGGACTCCATACAATCTTTATGTAGCCTAATGTAATGTACTATCAATAGCGATGACCTAATTTTTTATCCATAACTTACTTGTACATTGGAGTTGTGTAGTAAACATGTATTATGTGTGTAGTAAACATGTATTATGTGTGTAGTAAACATGTATTATGTGTAATAAACATACAGAATGGGAAGACTTTCCTGTGTTTCGAGTGTTTTTTATGTCAATGATTTGGCCAAATTTGAGGCACGTTTAGCAACCTTTCTAAACAGTCTTTGAGACAGAGTACTCGGAGACGAAGACATTTATTGACCAATCAGGTGCAAGTGGCCAGAGACAGCTTGTGCTGCGCATGCGCATGATGCCTCTTCCTGGATCAATAACAACAGAAACAGCAGCATCTCGAATCATCACTCAGAATAACTGAGGTTATTATATCGAGAAGGAAAATAATGAAATAATATTCTGCCAGTGTGAATGTTTGGATGTCCGACTGGTGACCAAGTGAATCGATGGTGGTGTAAGTAGTAGATTGATAGCTAGCTAATTAACGTTAGATTCTATCAGCTAGATGCTGTATCAttagctagcttgttagctaacgttagctgttttAGACAGTTGTAGCTAGGTAGTTTTAATGATTTAACAACACTAAATTGAGAGCCCAACAACGATGTACTCTCTATGTATCTAGCTACCTAGCTCTTACCATTTAAaccatacaacaacaaaaaaattgccCCAAAAAATAAACAGCCCTGGCATCAGCTTGAACCAGCCTAACTTGGCATCACATCCAGATATTCACATCAGCCAGTTCTGTAGCAGAACGGCGGTGGGCAACTAGCTagccatgtagctagctaacgatgACCGACGGCATATAGACAGAAATACATGGCTCTGGCTATGATTATAATTATTAGTTAGTCACTAGCTAACAAGTGCTAGCCTGTTGAAAGAGCCAGAGACCAAGGAATAAAGCAATTAGCCAGGCTAGGCTACATGGGGGAGTGGAGTTGATTCAGCTACATGGTGTGTTGCCTGGACACAACCATATGCAGAGTCAGACAGGGTCTTTgtttttttagctagctagctaacccttATGTTGAGTCTGATCCTTAAACCTCAACCCTGGAGAAGGCACTGCGTTGCCGAAACGTTGGTTGCTATACCCATTACATTTTTGGGAACATAATTAGAATCTGCGACATTCTTTATTTCTTTATGGAGTCTGACACTTAGCACACTGTGTATTGTTCTTGGGATTTCATCCATGGTGTGAAAATTGAAGTAGCTACGTGTGCTGGGCCAACTTCACCATGATAAGCTTATGAACACTGTGTTATAAATGCTATGTTATGAACACTTATAAGCTATGTGTTGTAAACACACCATGCCAAGAAAAGCGAGTGGTTGTTATGGTTGATCATTTTTGACAATTGTAAACTGTGATTTGCTTTGAATCCGTGTCAGGATGTTGTAATGCTGTTGAcatgagaagacagagagagaagagaggaagatagagagaagaggagagggaggtggggagagggagatggagagggtggtgaAGTGTGTGCTGGAATCAACTGAAGCTGTGTGGAGCTGAGAGTAGAGCAGACAGCGTGACCTTCcttgagctggccgcccggccaaactgtgcaattaggggagaaggggcttggtgaccaagaacccgatggtcactctgacagagctccagagttcctctgtggagatgggatatcCTTCCTGAaagaaaaccatctctgcagctctccaccaatcaggcatttatggtagagtggccagacgaaagccactcctcagtaaaaggcacatgacagcccgcttgggagtttgccaaaaggtacctaaagactctcagaccatgaaaaacaagattctctggtctgatgaaatcaaagttgaactcttggcctgaatgccaagcgtcatgtctggaggaaacctggcaccatccctacggtgaagcatggtggtggcagcatcatgctgtggggatgtctttcagcacagggactgggagactagtcaggatcgagggaaagatgaacggagaaaagtacagagagatcctttatgcaaatctgctccagagcgctcacaaccttagactggggtgaaggttcaccttccaacaggacaacagcactaagcacacagccaagacaacgcaggagtggctttgggacaagtctctgaatgtccttgagtggcaaagccagagctcagacttgaacccgatcgaacatctctggagagacctgaacatagctgcacagcaatgctccccatccaacctgacagagtttgagattaTCTgaagagaataatgggagaaactccccaaatacaggtgtgccaagcttgtagcgtcatacccaataagactctaggctgtaatcgctgccaaaggtgcttcaacaaagtactgagtaaagggtctgaatacttatgcaactaTGATATTtcagtcattcaagggtttttctttatttttactattttctacattgtaaaatagtaGTGAAGCCATCAagtgtgaaataacacatatggagtcatgtagtaatcaaaaaagtgttaaacaaatcaaaatacattttatattctccaaagtagccacccttttccttgatgacagcgttgcacactcttggcattctctcaaccagcttcacctggaatgctttgccaactgtcttgaaggagttcccacatatgcagtccaactcatcccaaaccatctcaattgggttgaggtcgggtgattgtggaggccaggtcatttgatgcagcactccatcactctccttcttggtcaaatagaccttacacagcctggaggtgtgttgggtaattgccctgttgaaaacaaatgattgtcccactaaccgcaaatcagatgggatggcatatcactgtagaatcgctggttaagtgtgccttaaatcacagactgtgtcaccagcaaagcacctccacaccatcacacctcctcctccatgcttcacggtgggaaccacacatgcggagatcatctgttcacctactctgcgtctcataaaggcacagcggttggaaccaaaaatcacaaaTTTGCACTCAACAGAGCAAAGGACAgacttccaccggtctaatgtccattgcttgtgtttcttggcaagtctcttcttcttattggtgtcttttaggagtggtttctttgcagcaatttgaccattaaggcctgattcactcagtctcctctgaacagttgatgttgagaaaattctgttacttgaactctgtgaagcatttatttgggctgcagtttctgagagaggtaactctaatgaacttatcctctgtagcatagataactctgtgtcttccattcctgtggcggttctcatgagagccagtttcatcatagcgcttgatggtttttgcgactgcacatgaagaaactttcaaagttcttgaaattttccgaattgactgatcttcatgtcttaaagtaatgatggactgtcatttctctttgcttatttgagctgttcttgccataatatggacttggtattttaccaaatatggctcttctgtataccaaccctaccttgtcacaacacaactgattggctcaaatgcattaaggagaaaataaattacacaaattttaacttttaacaaggcacacctgttaattgaaacacattccaggtgactacctcataaagctggttaagagaatgccaagagtgtgcaaagctgtcatcaaggcaaagggtggctatttgaagaatctcaaatataaaatatatttggatttgtttaacacttttttgattactacatgatatactgattacatacagtaagtatactgctgttactgtctatatctatcctttacccctacctacagtatactgctgttactgtctattatctatcctttacccctacctacagtatactgctgttactgtctattatctatcctttacccctacctacagtatactgctgttactgtctattatctatcctttacccctacctacagtatactgctgttactgtctattatctatcctttacccctacctacagtatactgctgttactgtctattatctatcctttacccctacctacagtatactgctgttactgtctattatctatcctttacccctacctacagtatactgctgttactgtctattatctatcctttaccccctacctacagtatactgttgttactgtcaattatctatcctgttgtctagtcactttacaaGATTATAATATAAATTCTGAAATAATGTGTTTAATTCTAATAAGCCATGTTCTACTTAATAAAAGTAGTCATTGGATTTAGAAATCAATCAGAAAAGGCAATCATGGTTTAACTTCACTGTTGGGTTTAGGGCATTTTTCTAAAGTTTAGTGTGCAaccagcctagtggttaagagcgttgggccagtaaccgaaaggttgctggtttgaatccccgagccaaaCATGTGAAAATTATGTTGGCGCTCATGAGCAATGCGTTTAAGCCTAATTGCCTCTGtacgttgctctggataagagcgtctgctaaatggctcaaatgtaaatgtaaccaTCGGAAGTAAATCTAAATGTTTTTGGTCATGTACACAGTTCAGCCGATATTATATctggtgcagcgaaatgctttaCGTTACtttagtagtgcagtagtgtatagtagggTGTAACGTGATGCGCACAGATCATACAAACCATAACCTGGAACGATGGAGTATGGATTTGGAAACTTTATATTTTTGTACGACACCATTGCTAAGATAATTGTTTGTTTATCGCAATTTTGTTCACGATAAGGTTTCTATTCAATTTTGTATTTTCTTGGCATTTTATTTAATGTTTCGAGGCCAGTGGGGTTGTAACCCAGACGTCTGCTTTTTATATTACTGTAACCCTGGCGACCATAAACATTGGTGTTATTTGCGTCTTTCAAAGTACTTTTATTTCATTTTGTCACTATAGAACACTTGCTTCTTGTTACAGTGTAAATGCTTTTAACATGAGTTGGACAACCTCATAAAACAAACATTGATTAAGGTGCGCCAACAATTGCTCATACTATCAGTCTCGTCATACTTAAGACTCACACAATCTTTACTCTTTCTTTTCTGTGTAAAAGAAGGTGAGAATCTGTCTCACTTGTTCTTTGAATCTAAATTTGTGTCAGAATTTTGGGAAAACCTTGCAAAATACttatttaccattatgaacactgcctatGTTTTGACATTAAATATATAATATGTTACAATTGCAATGATGACAAGACCACTgaaattattgttaattttttaaattattgttgCCAAGTACTTCATACACAAAAACAAAAATTCCAAAATTCTATACCAAAATTACACATTTTTCTGATTGAATTCAACTATCTTATTAAAACATTAACCCTAGTGAAACAACAAGAATAACATCTTCCTGAATCATAATAAGATTTTTTCAGAGTGAATACAATTGCACtaaaattgtttattttttttgtattattttcttgatattttttgtatgtttgagtattttcttgttaatacctgtgttttgttttgttagacATGTTTGATGTAGCAATAAAGGTCGATTTTTGTATcgtgaatttaaaaaataata includes these proteins:
- the LOC110489373 gene encoding receptor-transporting protein 3-like, which translates into the protein MSTDWTPTLWSECFEEMLDEELDSSDQWAFHFNYGLTEALTKEERRRGWRVYSHCAYGRFQCGGCSKTWRSARVVLMFRYRLRDTTARGTVLMRPYGQACKRCREEFELPGFSQNEVEEALLGLFGKIKKNCYDEDEEEEEEEEEEEEEEEEEEEEEEEVSRRPHEKALCEACRLGICCQE